Proteins encoded within one genomic window of Hevea brasiliensis isolate MT/VB/25A 57/8 chromosome 8, ASM3005281v1, whole genome shotgun sequence:
- the LOC110667189 gene encoding histone H2B, whose translation MAPKAEKKPAEKKPAAAEKAPAEKKPRAEKKLPKDGASDKKKKKAKKSVETYKIYIFKVLKQVHPDIGISSKAMGIMNSFINDIFEKLAQEASRLARYNKKPTITSREIQTAVRLVLPGELAKHAVSEGTKAVTKFTSS comes from the coding sequence ATGGCGCCCAAGGCAGAGAAGAAGCCAGCGGAAAAGAAACCAGCAGCGGCTGAGAAAGCACCGGCGGAGAAGAAGCCACGAGCAGAGAAGAAGCTGCCGAAGGATGGCGCAAgcgataagaagaagaagaaggcaaagAAGAGCGTGGAGACATACAAGATTTACATATTCAAGGTCTTGAAGCAAGTTCACCCTGATATTGGGATCTCCAGCAAAGCCATGGGGATTATGAACAGTTTTATCAATGACATTTTTGAGAAGCTTGCACAAGAGGCTTCCAGGCTCGCTAGGTACAACAAGAAGCCTACAATCACTTCTCGGGAGATTCAGACTGCTGTTAGGCTTGTCCTCCCTGGAGAGCTCGCCAAGCACGCCGTTTCTGAAGGGACTAAGGCTGTTACTAAGTTCACTAGCTCTTAG